One Gloeobacter morelensis MG652769 DNA window includes the following coding sequences:
- the psaB gene encoding photosystem I core protein PsaB, with translation MATRFPKFSQDLAQDPTTRRIWYGIATAHDFESHDGMTEESLYQKLFATHFGHLAIIFLWSSGNLFHIAWQGNFEQWVANPTGVVPIAHAIWDPHFGKGAVEAFTPEGGAGPVNAAYSGLYYLYYTLGMRFNSDLYQGSIFLMVLATVFLIAGWLHLQPRFRPSLAWFKNAESRLNHHLSALFGVSSLAFAGHMIHVAIPAARGQRVDWSNFLNTLPHPAGLAPFFTGNWGVYADPEAGPPILTFIGGLNPATGTLWLTDIAHHHLAIAVIFIIAGHMYRTNFGIGHSIKEILDAHKGPLTGEGHRGLYDTINNSLHFQLGLALASLGVVTSLVAQHTYALPAYFYMPQDHTTMAALYTHHQYIAGFLMVGAFAHGAIFFVRDYDPKANENNVLARMLEHKEALISHLSWVSLFLGFHTLGLYVHNDVMLAFGRPEDQLLIEPVFAQFVQVQSGKIIEGIPALFGGPGVTAPGEFLTGWLGSVNANNSPIFLPIGPGDFLVHHAIALGLHTTTLILVKGALDARGSKLMPDKKDFGFAFPCDGPGRGGTCDISAWDAFYLAVFWMLNTIGWVTFYWHWKWISIWGDNVAQFNASSTYLMGWLRDYLWANSAPLIGGYSPSGGTNALSVWAWMFLFGHLVWATGFMFLIAWRGYWQELIETLVWAHERTPLANLVRWKDKPVAMSIVQGRLVGLAHFTIGYILTYAAFLIASTAALYPNGPAAFTPAISAEQAKGVLSEFKAKPVPGGVMLLLPENIVFDFDKSNVKLDADPALNRVAGVIQFYGSEPVEILGHTDSLGEDAYNQKLSEDRANAVKAFFEKKGIEAERLTAKGYGETKPVAANAKPDGSDNPEGRQQNRRVEILIKTEVVPVS, from the coding sequence ATGGCAACTCGTTTTCCAAAATTCAGCCAGGACCTCGCACAGGACCCGACCACGCGCCGGATCTGGTACGGTATCGCCACCGCCCACGACTTTGAAAGTCACGACGGGATGACCGAAGAGTCTCTCTACCAGAAACTCTTCGCCACCCACTTCGGCCACCTGGCGATCATCTTTTTGTGGTCCTCGGGCAACCTGTTTCACATCGCCTGGCAGGGCAACTTCGAGCAGTGGGTCGCCAACCCCACCGGTGTGGTGCCCATCGCCCACGCCATCTGGGATCCCCACTTCGGCAAGGGCGCAGTCGAAGCCTTCACCCCCGAAGGGGGCGCAGGCCCGGTCAACGCTGCCTACTCGGGGCTGTATTACCTCTACTACACCCTCGGGATGCGCTTCAATTCGGACCTCTACCAGGGTTCGATCTTCTTGATGGTGCTGGCGACCGTCTTCTTGATCGCGGGCTGGCTGCATTTGCAGCCCCGCTTCCGGCCGTCCCTCGCCTGGTTCAAGAACGCCGAGTCGCGCCTCAACCACCACCTCTCGGCGCTGTTTGGGGTCTCCTCGCTGGCCTTCGCGGGCCACATGATCCACGTCGCCATCCCGGCCGCCCGCGGCCAGCGCGTCGACTGGAGCAACTTCCTGAACACCCTTCCCCACCCGGCGGGTCTGGCGCCCTTTTTCACCGGCAACTGGGGAGTGTACGCCGACCCGGAGGCGGGTCCGCCGATTCTGACGTTTATCGGCGGCCTCAACCCGGCCACGGGAACGCTCTGGCTCACGGACATCGCCCACCACCATCTGGCCATCGCGGTGATCTTCATCATCGCGGGCCACATGTACCGGACCAACTTCGGCATCGGCCACTCGATCAAAGAGATCCTCGATGCCCACAAAGGTCCGCTCACCGGTGAAGGGCACCGCGGCCTCTACGACACGATCAACAACTCGCTGCACTTCCAGCTCGGTCTGGCCCTGGCCAGCCTGGGTGTGGTCACCTCACTGGTGGCGCAGCACACCTACGCCCTGCCGGCGTACTTCTACATGCCGCAAGATCACACCACGATGGCGGCGCTCTACACCCATCACCAGTACATCGCTGGATTTTTGATGGTCGGCGCCTTTGCCCACGGTGCGATCTTCTTCGTGCGCGACTACGACCCGAAGGCGAACGAGAACAATGTGCTGGCGCGCATGCTCGAGCACAAAGAGGCGCTCATCTCGCACCTGAGCTGGGTGTCGCTGTTTTTGGGCTTCCACACCCTGGGTCTTTACGTCCACAACGACGTGATGCTCGCCTTCGGTCGGCCTGAGGACCAGTTGCTCATCGAACCGGTCTTCGCCCAGTTCGTCCAGGTGCAGTCGGGCAAGATCATCGAGGGCATTCCGGCCTTGTTCGGCGGCCCCGGTGTCACCGCTCCGGGTGAGTTCCTGACCGGCTGGTTGGGTTCGGTCAACGCCAACAACTCGCCCATCTTTCTGCCCATCGGCCCCGGCGACTTCCTGGTGCACCACGCCATCGCCCTGGGTCTGCACACCACCACGCTCATCCTGGTCAAAGGGGCGCTCGACGCGCGCGGCTCCAAGCTGATGCCCGACAAAAAGGACTTCGGCTTTGCCTTCCCGTGCGACGGCCCCGGCCGTGGCGGCACCTGCGACATCTCCGCCTGGGACGCCTTTTACCTGGCGGTCTTCTGGATGCTCAACACGATCGGTTGGGTGACCTTCTACTGGCACTGGAAGTGGATTTCGATCTGGGGGGACAACGTCGCCCAGTTCAACGCCAGTTCCACCTACCTGATGGGATGGTTGCGCGATTATCTGTGGGCCAACTCGGCGCCCTTGATCGGCGGTTACTCGCCCTCGGGCGGCACCAACGCCCTGTCGGTGTGGGCCTGGATGTTCCTGTTCGGCCACCTGGTGTGGGCGACGGGCTTTATGTTCCTCATCGCCTGGCGCGGCTACTGGCAGGAACTGATCGAAACGCTGGTGTGGGCGCACGAGCGCACGCCCCTGGCCAACCTGGTGCGCTGGAAAGATAAGCCCGTGGCGATGTCGATCGTCCAGGGCCGTCTAGTCGGTCTGGCTCACTTTACGATTGGGTACATCCTGACCTATGCGGCGTTCTTGATCGCTTCGACGGCGGCGCTCTATCCGAATGGTCCGGCGGCTTTTACCCCGGCTATCTCTGCGGAGCAGGCTAAAGGCGTGCTTTCGGAGTTCAAGGCCAAGCCGGTGCCCGGTGGGGTGATGCTGCTGTTGCCGGAGAACATTGTCTTTGACTTCGACAAATCCAATGTCAAGTTGGATGCCGACCCGGCTCTAAACCGGGTGGCTGGAGTCATCCAGTTCTACGGCAGCGAGCCGGTCGAAATCCTGGGGCACACCGACAGCCTTGGTGAAGATGCCTACAACCAGAAACTCTCTGAAGATCGGGCCAACGCTGTGAAGGCCTTCTTTGAGAAAAAAGGCATCGAGGCCGAGCGGCTGACGGCGAAGGGGTACGGCGAGACCAAGCCAGTTGCCGCCAACGCCAAGCCGGACGGTTCGGACAACCCCGAAGGTCGTCAGCAGAACCGCCGGGTGGAGATCTTGATCAAGACCGAAGTGGTCCCGGTCAGCTGA
- the psaA gene encoding photosystem I core protein PsaA, with amino-acid sequence MSTTPQEREKPVRVLVDNDPVPTSTEKWGKPGWFERNLARGPKTTTWIWDLHALAHDFETHTSDKEEISRKIFSAHFGHLAVVCVWLSGMFWHGAYFSNFAAWMEKPLALKPSAQTVWPVFGQEVLNDPATVAKGFEQGGIVITSGLFHLWRAVGFTTTGQLASMSIAMLIIAALFLFAGWFHYHKRAPKLEWFQNVESMLNHHLAGLFGLGSLFWTGHLIHVALPVKAQLDAGIAPEQVNAFAGLDYAKMGEFFPKGFGPNGGLGAFFTLNWGQFTDFLTFKGGLEPATGALYLTDIAHHHLAIATLFIIAGHMYRTNWGIGHSIKEMLEAHKGPLTGEGHRGLYEVLTTSWHAQLAINLAMAGSITIIVAHHMYAMNPYPYMGTDYATQISLFTHHMWIGGFLIVGAGAHAAIFMVRDYDPVTNQNNLLDRVLRHRDAIISHLNWVTLFLGFHSFGLYVHNDTMQALGRPRDMFADFAIPLQPVFAQWIQNIHAAAPGGATAPWVGGTSPTWYAGALSSAATLQANQVLALANDKISISPIHLGTADFMVHHIFALCIHVTVLILLKGVLFARSSRLIPDKANLGFRFPCDGPGRGGTCQSSAWDHVFLGLFWMYNTISVVIFHFSWKMQSDVWGTVDRSTGAVNHIIGNTDVLLGGQTVALSQYAASAININGWLRDFLWAQSSAVINSYGGPLSAYGLMFLGAHFIWAFSLMFLFSGRGYWQELIESIVWAHNKLKVAPAIQPRALSITQGRAVGVAHYLLGGIATTWSFFLARFLALP; translated from the coding sequence ATGTCTACAACGCCGCAGGAGCGAGAGAAGCCCGTCAGGGTTCTCGTAGACAACGATCCAGTTCCGACTTCCACCGAAAAGTGGGGCAAGCCGGGCTGGTTCGAGCGGAACCTGGCGCGCGGTCCCAAGACGACCACCTGGATCTGGGATCTGCACGCTCTGGCCCATGACTTTGAAACCCATACCTCCGACAAAGAAGAAATCTCCCGCAAAATCTTCTCGGCCCACTTCGGCCACCTCGCGGTGGTCTGCGTGTGGTTGAGCGGCATGTTCTGGCACGGCGCGTACTTCTCGAATTTCGCCGCCTGGATGGAAAAACCGCTGGCACTCAAACCGAGTGCCCAGACCGTCTGGCCGGTCTTCGGCCAGGAGGTGCTCAACGATCCGGCTACCGTCGCCAAGGGCTTCGAGCAGGGCGGTATCGTGATCACCTCGGGGCTTTTTCATCTGTGGCGCGCGGTCGGGTTTACGACCACCGGCCAGCTGGCCTCCATGTCGATCGCGATGCTTATTATCGCGGCGCTGTTTTTGTTTGCGGGTTGGTTCCACTACCACAAGCGCGCTCCCAAGCTCGAGTGGTTCCAGAACGTCGAGTCGATGCTCAACCACCACCTGGCGGGGCTCTTCGGTCTGGGCTCTTTGTTCTGGACCGGCCACCTCATCCACGTGGCCTTGCCGGTTAAAGCGCAGCTCGATGCCGGGATCGCCCCGGAGCAGGTCAACGCGTTTGCGGGCCTCGACTACGCGAAGATGGGCGAGTTCTTCCCGAAGGGCTTCGGCCCCAACGGCGGCCTCGGGGCGTTCTTTACCCTCAACTGGGGCCAGTTCACCGACTTTTTGACCTTTAAAGGCGGTCTGGAACCGGCCACCGGTGCGCTGTACCTCACCGACATCGCCCATCACCATTTGGCTATCGCGACGCTGTTCATCATCGCGGGCCACATGTACCGGACCAACTGGGGCATCGGCCACTCGATCAAAGAGATGCTCGAAGCCCACAAAGGTCCGCTCACCGGCGAGGGTCACCGCGGCCTCTACGAGGTGCTCACCACCTCCTGGCACGCCCAACTGGCGATCAACCTGGCGATGGCCGGTTCGATCACGATCATCGTCGCCCACCACATGTACGCGATGAACCCGTACCCCTACATGGGCACGGACTACGCGACCCAGATTTCGCTGTTCACGCACCACATGTGGATCGGCGGCTTCTTGATTGTGGGCGCCGGTGCCCACGCGGCGATTTTCATGGTCCGCGACTACGACCCGGTCACCAACCAGAACAACCTGCTGGACCGGGTGCTGCGCCACCGCGACGCGATCATCTCGCACCTCAACTGGGTGACGCTCTTTCTGGGTTTCCATTCGTTCGGACTCTACGTCCACAACGACACGATGCAGGCCCTCGGTCGCCCGCGCGACATGTTCGCCGACTTCGCGATTCCGCTGCAGCCGGTGTTCGCCCAGTGGATCCAGAACATCCACGCGGCGGCCCCCGGCGGTGCGACCGCTCCCTGGGTAGGCGGCACCAGCCCCACCTGGTACGCCGGCGCGCTCTCGAGCGCTGCGACGCTTCAGGCGAATCAGGTGTTGGCTCTGGCCAACGACAAAATCTCAATTTCGCCGATTCACCTGGGCACGGCGGACTTCATGGTCCACCACATCTTTGCCCTGTGCATCCACGTCACGGTGCTGATTTTGCTGAAGGGCGTGCTGTTTGCCCGCTCCTCGCGGCTCATTCCCGACAAAGCCAACCTCGGTTTTCGCTTCCCCTGCGACGGCCCCGGCCGCGGCGGCACCTGCCAGTCCTCCGCCTGGGATCATGTGTTTCTCGGTCTGTTCTGGATGTACAACACCATCTCGGTGGTGATCTTCCACTTCAGCTGGAAAATGCAATCCGACGTCTGGGGAACGGTCGATCGCTCCACCGGAGCGGTCAACCACATCATCGGCAATACCGACGTGTTGCTCGGCGGCCAGACGGTGGCCCTCTCGCAGTACGCCGCCAGTGCCATCAACATCAACGGCTGGCTGCGCGACTTTTTGTGGGCGCAGTCCTCGGCGGTCATCAACTCCTACGGTGGACCGCTCTCGGCCTACGGTTTGATGTTCCTGGGCGCCCACTTCATCTGGGCCTTCTCGCTGATGTTTCTGTTTAGCGGCCGCGGCTACTGGCAGGAACTGATCGAGTCGATCGTCTGGGCCCACAACAAGCTGAAGGTAGCCCCCGCCATTCAACCGCGCGCCCTGAGCATCACCCAGGGTCGGGCGGTGGGTGTGGCCCACTACCTGCTAGGAGGGATCGCCACGACCTGGTCGTTCTTCCTGGCCCGATTCCTGGCCTTGCCATAG
- a CDS encoding FAD-binding and (Fe-S)-binding domain-containing protein, with protein sequence MKTFVQDLARQIEGEIRFSEIDRALYSTDASFYRIPPIGVVIPRSQADVVATVQATRQAKLPVLARGGGTSVSGQAVGAAVVLDFSKYMHRVIEINPEEGTAWVEPGVVQDVFKQRLRPHGLQFGPETATASRATLGGMAANNSAGARSILYGKTVDHILECRAVLADGSVCHFGPLNETELVAKAQGSSLEAQLYRQIPRLIAQHREDILNGFPRLLRRVSGYNLDALLGDYPDPSPLPDPDRRFNLAKLLVGSEGTLAVLSALKVRLIPLPRATAVGVVHFAALNAAIDAVETILELAPAAVELVDDQILAPAMRARAFQDRVGFIEGDPRAVLLVEFHGENEREVAERLEALGDRLVRAHLGYAMVSVRDQTAQANVWNLRKAGLGMLMSTRAERKPLAFVEDPAVPVERLGEFVREFQRIVAAHGTHAGYYGHASVGCLHIRPALNLKDPGDIERLNAMLHEVSDLTRALGGSMSGEHGDGLARSWLNEKMFGPRLYGAFQTVKRTFDFENRMNPGKVVDGPPPDAHLRYGLGYRTQELTTTFDFSREFGFARAAEMCNGNGNCRKQDVGTMCPSYQATLDEKHSTRGRANALRSVLAGQAGSENFTGRGLYEVMDLCLSCKACQTECPSSVNMAKLKAEFLSHYHREHGTPWRDRVVGHIALVNRLGAATAPLSNWLLKSPLGSLGKRLLGFAPERTLPAFAPQTFSRWFAARSSKPVGAGRRGPVVLFHDTYMEYNTPEIGRAAVKLLEQLGYEVILPTRRCCGRPMISKGLLAEAQANARYNVEQLLPYARAGIPILGCEPSCILTLRDEYLDLVCGGDAKDVAAHSLTIDEFLFDLHRRGELNLEFAKSALPALLHGHCHQKAMVGTRPTLELLKLAFDAHEIPSGCCGMAGAFGYEQEHYDLSLVIGSQRLFPAIEKSAPETVLVADGVSCRQQIAHATGRQARHLVEALSATLLPYY encoded by the coding sequence GTGAAAACGTTCGTACAGGATCTCGCCCGGCAGATCGAAGGTGAGATACGTTTTAGCGAGATCGACCGCGCCCTCTATAGTACCGATGCCAGTTTCTACCGCATCCCGCCTATCGGTGTGGTGATCCCGCGCTCGCAGGCCGATGTGGTGGCGACCGTGCAGGCGACGCGGCAGGCAAAATTGCCGGTGCTGGCGCGCGGCGGCGGCACGAGCGTCTCGGGCCAGGCGGTGGGCGCGGCGGTGGTGCTCGATTTTTCGAAGTATATGCACCGGGTCATCGAGATCAACCCCGAGGAGGGCACCGCCTGGGTCGAACCGGGGGTGGTGCAGGATGTTTTTAAGCAGCGCTTGCGGCCCCACGGTCTGCAATTTGGTCCGGAGACCGCCACGGCGAGCCGCGCCACCCTGGGGGGCATGGCCGCCAACAACTCCGCCGGGGCGCGCTCGATTCTCTACGGCAAAACCGTCGATCACATCCTCGAATGCCGGGCTGTGCTCGCGGACGGTTCGGTGTGCCACTTCGGACCGCTCAACGAGACCGAACTGGTGGCAAAAGCCCAGGGCAGCAGCCTCGAAGCCCAGCTCTACCGGCAGATCCCGCGCCTGATTGCCCAGCACCGCGAGGACATATTAAACGGCTTCCCGCGTTTGCTGCGGCGGGTGAGCGGTTACAACCTCGACGCGCTGCTCGGCGATTATCCGGATCCCTCGCCCCTTCCGGACCCGGATCGCCGCTTTAACCTGGCCAAGTTGCTGGTCGGTTCGGAAGGGACATTGGCGGTGCTGAGCGCCTTGAAGGTGCGGCTTATCCCGCTGCCCAGGGCAACGGCCGTGGGCGTGGTGCACTTTGCCGCTCTCAACGCCGCCATCGACGCGGTGGAGACGATTCTCGAACTCGCTCCAGCTGCAGTCGAACTGGTCGACGATCAGATCCTCGCTCCGGCGATGCGCGCGCGGGCCTTTCAAGATCGGGTCGGGTTTATCGAGGGTGACCCGCGCGCTGTGCTCCTGGTCGAATTTCACGGCGAGAACGAACGCGAGGTGGCGGAGCGGCTGGAGGCCCTGGGCGACCGCCTGGTGCGAGCGCACCTGGGCTACGCCATGGTGAGTGTGCGCGATCAGACCGCCCAGGCGAATGTCTGGAATCTGCGCAAGGCCGGGTTGGGGATGCTGATGAGCACCCGCGCCGAGCGCAAACCCCTCGCCTTCGTCGAAGACCCGGCCGTACCGGTCGAGCGGCTGGGCGAATTTGTGCGCGAATTTCAGCGCATCGTCGCTGCCCACGGCACCCACGCCGGTTACTACGGCCACGCCTCGGTGGGCTGCCTGCACATTCGCCCCGCCCTCAACCTCAAAGATCCTGGCGACATCGAGCGCCTGAACGCCATGCTCCATGAAGTCAGCGACCTGACCCGCGCTTTGGGTGGTTCGATGAGCGGCGAGCACGGCGACGGTCTGGCGCGCAGTTGGCTCAACGAAAAGATGTTCGGCCCCCGGCTGTACGGCGCTTTTCAAACGGTCAAGCGCACCTTCGACTTCGAGAACCGCATGAACCCCGGCAAAGTGGTCGACGGGCCGCCGCCGGACGCTCACCTGCGCTACGGCCTTGGCTACCGCACCCAGGAACTGACCACCACCTTCGACTTCAGCCGCGAATTCGGCTTTGCCCGCGCCGCCGAGATGTGCAACGGTAACGGCAACTGCCGCAAGCAGGACGTGGGCACGATGTGTCCTTCCTACCAGGCAACGCTTGATGAAAAGCACTCCACCCGCGGCCGGGCCAACGCCCTGCGCTCGGTGCTGGCAGGCCAGGCGGGCTCGGAAAATTTCACGGGTAGGGGTCTTTACGAGGTAATGGACCTCTGTCTTTCGTGCAAGGCCTGCCAGACCGAGTGCCCCTCCAGCGTCAACATGGCTAAGCTCAAAGCGGAATTTTTGAGCCATTACCACCGCGAGCACGGCACGCCCTGGCGCGACCGGGTAGTCGGTCACATCGCGCTGGTCAACCGCCTCGGCGCGGCTACCGCTCCACTTTCGAACTGGTTGCTCAAAAGTCCCCTGGGATCGCTGGGTAAACGCCTGTTGGGTTTTGCCCCGGAGCGCACCCTGCCCGCGTTTGCTCCCCAGACTTTCAGCCGCTGGTTTGCCGCCCGCTCCTCAAAGCCCGTGGGTGCGGGCCGCCGGGGTCCGGTGGTGCTCTTCCACGACACCTATATGGAGTACAACACCCCCGAGATTGGCCGGGCGGCGGTGAAGTTATTAGAACAGCTGGGCTACGAAGTGATCCTGCCCACCCGGCGCTGCTGCGGTCGGCCGATGATCTCAAAAGGGCTGCTGGCCGAGGCCCAGGCCAATGCCCGCTACAACGTCGAGCAGCTGTTACCCTACGCCCGGGCGGGTATACCGATTCTGGGCTGCGAGCCCAGTTGCATCCTCACCCTGCGCGACGAGTACCTGGATCTAGTTTGCGGCGGTGACGCCAAGGACGTGGCCGCCCATAGCCTCACCATCGATGAATTTCTATTCGATCTACACCGGCGGGGCGAACTCAACCTCGAATTTGCCAAATCGGCGCTCCCGGCGCTGCTGCACGGCCACTGCCACCAGAAGGCGATGGTGGGCACCCGGCCGACGCTGGAATTGCTGAAACTCGCCTTCGACGCCCACGAGATCCCCTCCGGCTGCTGCGGGATGGCTGGTGCCTTCGGTTACGAGCAGGAACACTACGACCTGTCGCTGGTGATCGGTTCCCAGCGTCTGTTTCCGGCGATTGAAAAGTCGGCTCCCGAAACGGTCCTGGTCGCGGACGGTGTCTCCTGCCGCCAACAGATCGCCCACGCCACCGGCAGGCAGGCCAGACACCTGGTGGAAGCGCTCTCGGCAACGCTCCTCCCTTACTACTAA
- a CDS encoding aromatic ring-hydroxylating oxygenase subunit alpha → MTTFEKARLQSSERTLPGRYCTDPAIFDREQCEIFARRWVCVGRAEQAGGPGEYFLAQVAGESLMVIRDHQGVLRAFYNLCRHRGTRLCSATAGRFTALVRCPYHAWSYRPDGSLAAAPNMEQSPDFNPADYPLHRCHLAEWEGFVWLNLASQPTPFESVFAPLIGRFGAWQLSALRLGARVTYDLRANWKLIFENYNECYHCPPIHPRLAQLSPSDSGRNDLMEGPFLGGYMGIHPGMALTVSGSRSRPPLGSVAGEDLQRAYYYTLFPNLLFSLHPDYAMVHFLVPLAPDSTRIVCEWYFDPTQIAQPGFDPTDAVALWDEINRQDWQVCEWTQQGVASRAYTPGPYAHSEGLCAAFDREYLKALGC, encoded by the coding sequence ATGACCACGTTCGAGAAAGCCCGCCTCCAGTCCAGCGAACGCACCCTGCCGGGCCGTTATTGCACCGACCCTGCGATCTTTGATCGAGAGCAATGCGAAATCTTTGCGCGCCGATGGGTTTGTGTCGGGCGCGCCGAGCAGGCGGGCGGTCCCGGAGAATACTTCCTAGCACAGGTAGCAGGCGAGAGTCTGATGGTCATCCGCGACCACCAGGGCGTGCTGCGGGCGTTTTATAACCTCTGTCGCCACCGGGGAACCCGGCTATGCAGCGCAACAGCGGGCCGCTTCACCGCTCTGGTGCGCTGCCCCTACCACGCCTGGAGCTATCGCCCGGACGGCAGCCTGGCTGCTGCCCCCAACATGGAGCAATCCCCGGACTTCAACCCGGCGGACTATCCGCTCCACCGCTGCCACCTTGCCGAGTGGGAGGGCTTTGTCTGGCTCAACCTGGCTTCCCAACCGACACCTTTCGAGTCGGTCTTCGCTCCGCTCATCGGCCGCTTCGGTGCCTGGCAACTTTCGGCCCTCAGGCTTGGGGCGCGCGTCACCTACGACCTGCGCGCCAACTGGAAGCTGATTTTCGAGAACTACAACGAGTGTTATCACTGCCCACCCATCCACCCGCGCCTGGCGCAGCTGTCCCCCTCCGACAGCGGCCGAAACGACCTGATGGAAGGGCCGTTTCTGGGGGGCTACATGGGCATCCATCCGGGCATGGCTCTGACTGTCAGCGGCAGCCGTTCGCGCCCGCCCCTGGGCAGCGTCGCAGGCGAGGACCTGCAGCGCGCCTACTACTACACACTCTTTCCCAACCTGCTATTCAGCCTCCACCCCGACTACGCGATGGTGCATTTTCTGGTACCCCTGGCCCCGGATTCTACCCGGATTGTCTGCGAGTGGTACTTTGACCCGACCCAAATCGCCCAGCCCGGCTTCGACCCGACCGACGCAGTGGCCCTGTGGGACGAAATCAACCGCCAGGACTGGCAGGTCTGCGAATGGACCCAACAGGGCGTAGCTTCCCGAGCCTACACCCCCGGCCCCTACGCCCACTCCGAGGGCCTGTGCGCCGCCTTTGACCGGGAATATTTGAAAGCATTGGGTTGTTGA
- a CDS encoding response regulator, which yields MAAIKILLVEDNPGDMRLLREILKDAPAARFEWHEAGRLQEAVAALAHGHFDVVLLDLSLPDSRGLDSLIALKPFAAALPIVVLTGFDDETLATGAMQLGAQDYLVKGQVTGSLLVRSIRYAIERQRAEQKIHEQAALLDVATDAILLRNLNNRIIFWNKGAEHLYGWSAVEASGQTAADLLYGHWAGADDARLAAEEVFATVVVRGEWQGELTKFTRSGKKLITQSRWTLVRDEQGRPKSILTVDTDITEKNQLEAKFLRAQRLESLGTLAGGIAHDLNNILTPIVAAAQLLPLRLTDLDQQDLRLLRMLEENSRRGSHLVTQILSFARGMEGRRTILQIRHLLGEVGQIVRQTFPKSIEIRIDASEQDLWTIQADATQMYQVLMNLCVNARDAMPAGGVLTLTARNLIVDEHYARLIPDAVAGAYVVVAVGDTGTGITPEIVEKIFEPFFTTKELGKGTGLGLSTVLGIVKHHGGFVGVYSEPGRGTEFRVHLPAAAGSAVEPEAQAELPEGCGELVLVVDDEVAILEVIRTALESHNYRVVGACNGLEAIAAVSRHRGAVRAVLMDMMMPAMDGPAAIFALQDIDPYLPVVAMSGIAHAERPRAHHPALRAFLTKPFTLPELLLALHAAIHGRSAA from the coding sequence ATGGCGGCGATCAAAATTCTGTTGGTCGAAGACAACCCCGGCGACATGCGGCTGCTGCGCGAAATCTTAAAGGACGCCCCGGCCGCGCGCTTCGAGTGGCACGAGGCCGGGCGGCTTCAGGAGGCCGTCGCCGCCTTGGCCCACGGGCACTTCGATGTGGTGTTGCTCGATCTCTCGCTGCCGGACAGCCGCGGCCTCGACAGTCTTATCGCCCTCAAGCCCTTTGCCGCCGCCTTGCCGATTGTCGTGCTCACCGGCTTCGACGACGAGACCCTCGCCACCGGGGCGATGCAACTGGGGGCCCAGGACTATCTGGTCAAAGGGCAGGTGACCGGGTCACTATTGGTGCGCTCGATCCGCTACGCCATCGAAAGACAGCGCGCCGAGCAAAAGATCCACGAGCAGGCGGCCCTGCTCGATGTTGCCACCGACGCGATTTTGCTGAGAAATCTCAATAACCGGATCATCTTCTGGAACAAAGGGGCGGAGCACCTCTACGGCTGGAGTGCTGTGGAGGCGTCGGGCCAAACCGCGGCCGATCTTCTCTACGGGCATTGGGCCGGAGCCGATGACGCCCGGCTGGCTGCTGAGGAGGTCTTCGCAACCGTCGTGGTGCGCGGTGAATGGCAGGGCGAGTTGACCAAATTCACCCGCTCGGGCAAAAAACTGATTACCCAGAGCCGCTGGACGCTGGTACGCGACGAGCAGGGCCGTCCCAAGTCGATTCTCACCGTCGATACCGACATCACCGAGAAAAACCAGCTCGAGGCAAAATTCCTGCGCGCCCAGCGCCTGGAGAGCCTGGGCACCCTCGCGGGCGGCATCGCCCACGATCTCAACAACATCCTGACGCCCATCGTCGCAGCGGCCCAACTGCTGCCTTTGCGGCTGACGGACCTCGACCAGCAGGATTTGCGCCTGCTTAGAATGCTCGAAGAAAATTCGCGCCGCGGCAGCCATCTGGTCACCCAGATTCTCTCGTTTGCCCGGGGTATGGAGGGTCGGCGCACGATTTTACAGATTCGTCACCTGCTTGGAGAGGTGGGGCAGATTGTCCGGCAGACGTTCCCCAAGTCGATCGAGATTCGCATCGATGCGTCGGAGCAAGATCTCTGGACTATCCAGGCGGATGCCACCCAGATGTACCAGGTGTTGATGAATCTGTGCGTGAATGCCCGCGATGCAATGCCCGCAGGCGGCGTGCTCACCCTCACCGCCCGTAACTTGATCGTAGACGAGCATTACGCCCGCCTCATCCCGGATGCTGTGGCCGGGGCCTACGTGGTGGTTGCGGTCGGTGACACGGGCACGGGCATCACGCCTGAAATTGTCGAGAAGATTTTTGAACCGTTTTTTACCACCAAGGAGTTGGGCAAGGGTACCGGCCTCGGGCTTTCGACGGTGCTGGGCATCGTCAAGCACCACGGCGGTTTTGTCGGTGTCTACAGCGAACCGGGCCGGGGCACCGAATTTCGGGTGCACCTGCCGGCGGCGGCGGGGAGCGCAGTCGAGCCGGAGGCGCAAGCGGAACTGCCCGAGGGCTGCGGCGAACTGGTACTGGTAGTCGACGACGAGGTGGCCATTCTGGAGGTGATCCGCACGGCGCTCGAAAGCCACAACTACCGGGTGGTGGGTGCCTGCAACGGTCTGGAGGCGATTGCCGCGGTCAGCCGACACCGCGGAGCGGTGCGCGCGGTGCTGATGGACATGATGATGCCCGCTATGGACGGCCCGGCGGCAATTTTTGCTCTGCAGGACATCGACCCGTACCTGCCGGTGGTTGCGATGAGCGGCATTGCCCACGCCGAGCGGCCCAGAGCCCATCACCCTGCCCTGCGGGCTTTTTTGACCAAGCCGTTCACCCTGCCTGAGTTGCTCCTTGCGCTCCATGCGGCTATCCATGGTCGTTCGGCTGCCTGA